A window of the bacterium genome harbors these coding sequences:
- the nrfA gene encoding ammonia-forming cytochrome c nitrite reductase: protein MRSINEIIKEKPWVAWAIFLATIVVVFLIGLLASTIIERRGEALYTLQMMKPINDWEPRNEVWGENFPREYETYLNTLKTDFASKHGGSVMIDYLEKYPELVVLWAGYAFSREYNQGRGHAHAIEDIRNILRTGDNEFSPQPATCWTCKSTDVPRLLREMGTENFYKGKWKDLGAQVVNPIGCQDCHDPKTMNLRISRPALIEAFQRQGKDINSFNRQEMRSLVCAQCHVEYYFKGEGKYLTFPWDKGFSADNMEEYFDNIEFSDWTHALSRAPMLKAQHPDYELFMTGIHAIRGVSCSDCHMPYKSEGGVKFTDHHIQSPLNNVANTCQVCHREDTDRLMQDVYDRQDKIEEIRRIAEKTLTAAHIEAKVAWDNGATETQMKTILTLIRHAQWRWDWVAAANALGFHAPVEALRVLGTSIQKGEQARRELAHLFVKQGWKYPVDLPDISTKDKAQRFIGLNPEKMKSDKLEFLKTTTVKWDEEARKRQGYLFEYKINDD from the coding sequence ATGAGATCAATCAATGAAATAATTAAAGAAAAACCTTGGGTTGCCTGGGCAATATTTCTTGCAACCATTGTTGTCGTATTTTTAATAGGACTTCTGGCATCAACTATAATTGAACGAAGAGGTGAAGCACTTTATACATTGCAGATGATGAAACCGATCAACGATTGGGAACCAAGAAATGAAGTCTGGGGTGAAAATTTTCCTCGCGAATATGAAACCTACCTGAACACTTTGAAAACAGATTTTGCGAGTAAGCACGGCGGTTCTGTTATGATTGATTATCTTGAGAAGTATCCAGAATTGGTAGTGCTTTGGGCTGGTTATGCATTTTCAAGAGAATACAATCAGGGAAGAGGTCATGCACATGCTATAGAAGACATCCGAAATATTTTAAGAACAGGTGACAATGAGTTTTCTCCTCAGCCAGCTACTTGCTGGACTTGCAAAAGCACAGACGTTCCAAGACTTTTACGGGAAATGGGAACTGAAAATTTCTACAAAGGGAAATGGAAAGATCTTGGAGCACAAGTTGTAAACCCGATTGGCTGTCAGGATTGTCATGATCCGAAAACAATGAACTTAAGAATTTCTCGTCCTGCACTTATTGAAGCATTTCAACGACAGGGGAAAGATATCAATAGTTTTAACAGACAGGAAATGCGTTCGCTTGTTTGCGCTCAATGTCATGTTGAGTACTATTTCAAAGGTGAAGGAAAATATTTAACATTTCCTTGGGATAAAGGATTCAGTGCCGATAATATGGAAGAGTATTTTGACAATATAGAATTCTCAGACTGGACTCACGCTTTGAGCAGAGCTCCGATGTTAAAAGCTCAGCATCCTGATTATGAATTATTTATGACGGGGATTCATGCGATCCGTGGTGTGTCTTGTTCGGATTGTCATATGCCTTATAAAAGTGAGGGTGGAGTTAAGTTCACAGATCATCATATTCAGTCTCCTTTAAACAATGTTGCGAACACCTGCCAGGTTTGTCATCGTGAGGATACAGATAGATTAATGCAAGACGTGTACGACAGACAGGATAAAATTGAAGAGATAAGAAGAATTGCAGAAAAAACTTTAACTGCCGCTCACATCGAAGCAAAAGTAGCGTGGGATAACGGTGCAACTGAAACTCAAATGAAAACGATTTTAACGCTCATTCGTCACGCACAATGGAGATGGGATTGGGTTGCAGCAGCAAACGCACTTGGATTCCATGCACCTGTTGAAGCATTGAGAGTTCTCGGAACTTCCATTCAAAAAGGTGAACAGGCAAGAAGAGAACTGGCACATTTGTTTGTCAAACAGGGCTGGAAGTATCCTGTTGATCTCCCTGATATTTCTACAAAGGACAAAGCACAACGATTTATCGGACTTAATCCTGAAAAGATGAAATCTGATAAACTAGAGTTTCTTAAAACTACTACAGTAAAGTGGGATGAGGAAGCAAGAAAAAGACAGGGATATTTATTTGAGTACAAAATCAATGATGATTAA
- the nrfH gene encoding cytochrome c nitrite reductase small subunit, with amino-acid sequence MGPIKFLKAFAPPATWRFVVLILMGVFTGLILFTLHVGRATSYLSDKPEACVNCHVMAPYFATWQNSSHGRFTVCNDCHVPQDNIFEKYFFKASDGLRHSYMFTFRLEPQVIKIHEAGRNAVQRNCIRCHSEQIHPISVRAITAQSIQEHGEGYCWDCHRETPHGRVNSLTSTPFARTPQLSAPYPEWMKNLLKQ; translated from the coding sequence ATGGGACCAATAAAATTTCTCAAAGCATTTGCACCACCGGCTACCTGGAGGTTTGTTGTTCTTATACTGATGGGAGTTTTTACAGGACTCATACTTTTTACGCTACATGTCGGGCGGGCTACATCTTATCTTTCCGATAAACCGGAAGCTTGTGTGAACTGCCATGTTATGGCTCCGTACTTTGCTACCTGGCAGAACAGCAGTCACGGAAGATTCACTGTATGTAATGACTGTCATGTCCCACAGGATAATATCTTTGAAAAATATTTTTTTAAAGCTTCTGATGGATTAAGACATTCGTATATGTTTACATTCAGACTTGAGCCTCAGGTAATCAAAATTCACGAAGCCGGAAGAAATGCTGTTCAGAGAAATTGTATTCGCTGCCATTCGGAACAGATACATCCGATATCTGTAAGAGCAATTACAGCACAATCAATACAGGAACATGGTGAAGGTTATTGCTGGGATTGTCATCGTGAAACTCCTCACGGAAGAGTGAACAGCTTAACCTCAACACCTTTTGCAAGGACGCCACAGTTATCTGCACCGTACCCGGAATGGATGAAAAATTTATTAAAGCAATAA